Sequence from the Spirochaetota bacterium genome:
TTCTCCACTAGCGATTTTTGTATCAGAAAGATCAGCTGTATTCAAACGATGGTGCATAGTATTGACACAAACATATTCTCTCACATGTCCATGTACTTCAATAATATTTTTATTACCTGTTTTAGTATGTAAACCATCAATATTTTGAGTAATAATACTTTTTAATTTGCCCATTTCTTCCAATTTTTTAAGCATTCTATGCCCTTTAGTTGGTTGAGCGTTTTTTATTTGAGGATATAATTTAGCAAAAAAACGACCAAAAATAGTAGGATCTTCTTTAAATACATTGATATCAAAGACTCTTTCTCCATCAATAGAAGGGTCAGCATAGATACCTTTAGGACTACGAAAATCTGAAATTCCTGCAGATGTAGATATTCCAGCACCAGTTAAAGCTACAATATTATTTGCCTTTAAGAGCATATCCATTAGTTTGTCATAATTTGTTAATTGCATAATTTCCTCTAATTGATAAATTTAAATATTGTTATTTTTTAATTCTAAGAAATTTTAATTTGCCCATACGAATAACACATTCTTTGTTTATTATATAATCTTCTTGAATTTTTTCTCCATCTACAGAAATAGCGTTTTGAGTAATAAGGCGACGAATTGCCCCTTTACTTTTTTCTAATCCAGCTTCTAATAGACAATCTACAATAGATATCTCAGTATTAATGATGAACTCGGGCATTTCATCTGGAATTCCACCTTTTTTGAAAAGATTTTCAAAATGTACTAAAGCTCTATCTGCATCTTCTTTAGAATGATATTGTGTAACAATATCTTGACCTAATTCAACTTTTAAATTTCTTGGATTTTCTCCACTAGTTAAACGAGTTTTAACAAGGTCAATATCTATATCTGTAAGTAATTCAAAATATTTCTGAATAAGTGTATCAGGTATACTCATAATTTTACCAAACATATTTTCAGGAGTTTCTGTAATACCAATATAGTTATTCAAAGATTTACTCATTTTTTGAACGCCATCAGTACCTTCAATAATAGGCATTGTCAAGATACATTGTGGATCTTGTCCTAACGAGTGTTGTAATGTTCGTCCAAATAAGAGATTGAATTTTTGATCAGTACCACCTGTTTCAAGATCTGATTCTAACGCTACAGAATCATAAGCTTGAGCTAAAGGATACATAAACTCAACTAAAGAAATTGGGCGTTGCTCATTAAAGCGTTTGGAAAAATCATCTCTTTCCAAAAGTTGAGCAACTGTTACACAAGAAGTTAATTTTAGAAGATCTCGAAAATTCAACTCATCTAACCATACCGAATTAAA
This genomic interval carries:
- a CDS encoding Sir2 family NAD-dependent protein deacetylase, with product MQLTNYDKLMDMLLKANNIVALTGAGISTSAGISDFRSPKGIYADPSIDGERVFDINVFKEDPTIFGRFFAKLYPQIKNAQPTKGHRMLKKLEEMGKLKSIITQNIDGLHTKTGNKNIIEVHGHVREYVCVNTMHHRLNTADLSDTKIASGEGVICTECHGLMKPDVIFFGEHVKDLEKALTEVQRADLILVMGTSLTVYPVAGLPEYCKDNTKLVIINAMPTKYDNLADLVLRDDIDMIAEKLGLISK
- a CDS encoding tyrosine--tRNA ligase — translated: MMNPEEQMKIIKKGVVDLLPETALLEKLKKNIPLKIKLGADPSAPDLHLGHAVVLRKLKKLQELGHEIIFLIGDFTAMIGDPSGKSETRKPLTREEVLKNSETYKKQLFKILDAEKTTVKFNSVWLDELNFRDLLKLTSCVTVAQLLERDDFSKRFNEQRPISLVEFMYPLAQAYDSVALESDLETGGTDQKFNLLFGRTLQHSLGQDPQCILTMPIIEGTDGVQKMSKSLNNYIGITETPENMFGKIMSIPDTLIQKYFELLTDIDIDLVKTRLTSGENPRNLKVELGQDIVTQYHSKEDADRALVHFENLFKKGGIPDEMPEFIINTEISIVDCLLEAGLEKSKGAIRRLITQNAISVDGEKIQEDYIINKECVIRMGKLKFLRIKK